One Thauera sp. K11 DNA window includes the following coding sequences:
- a CDS encoding autotransporter-associated beta strand repeat-containing protein — protein sequence MCTGTTNATVGSGPSTASGATVTINGGAQLNGGNASAISLGDNATITVNSGASVLSTAGSSGGNGLWGAGRNTIEFNSNGTLTIAEGASVRALGASTNAEAINLIGSGNTVINRGLISGLNSAAIWFEDKTLGTNTIDNYGTIQRGSGSSSVIDNVIGNQSHSDVNFINRAGAVVYGGLSFASGNDTLTLFPGSVISGGFNGGGGTNALRLEGAAGSSDALPGNISNFQTLIKAGEGRWTLSGTVGSNGGGTPLAVTVQQGTLALTGNNVNFNGSVVVDPAGTLEARAQSLPPSVTDNGLVHFVQPDNGSYSGVIGGSGAVLKTGAGVLTLSGANGYAGGTTIRQGTVAIDADNRLGAAGSPLTLDGGTLEITSSFDLSPSRALTVTASDGTIQTDGGVTSTVSQGIAGAGTLTKSGAGTLILSGANTYADGTTISGGTLQIGNGGTTGSIVGDVIDNGVLAFNRSDRVSFGGTISGSGAVVHAGAGVTVLSGNNSYAGATTIASGWLYVDGSQTGATGPTTAAAGTRLGGNGIVGGDVTIADNATLAPGAEPQTPGALTIQGSLTLNPNSFLLYNLVQANVAGGALNDLTVVQGNLVLDGIIDVANQGQVFGPGVYRIINYGGTLTNNGLTIGSLVNAPASPQDTQTVVAPLTGFTVQTSIQGQVNLVNTGGLALNYWDVVPKNDDAIEGGTGTWQASPGTLNDNWTDSAGDINAPWLDGGYAIFMATPGTVTVDNGLGAVTSRGMQFASDGYRVTGQPLTLLDSTTGNITFVRVGDGTAAGAAMTATIDAELTGGGLVKEDLGTLVLDGVNTYTNGTGIFGGTLRISQDANLGVASSALIILNGSTLNTTASFDTGRTIILGSSGIGASSGTIATDAGTRLTVNGAIVEDPSLPAAALVKAGDGELVLTSTNTYSGGTTIAAGTLQLGNGGTTGSILGNVADNGVLAFNRSDTYVFGGAVSGSGELHQIGSGTTVLTNASTYSGGTAIGSGTLQLGDGGTTGSIAGDVANDGRLVFDRADRVTFDGEISGSGEVVQAGAGVTILTGDNSYDGPTTISNGWLYINGNQSAANGPTTAASGTRLGGDGTVGGDVVIADNATLGPGSQPQTPATLTIEGNLTLNPNAILFYNIVQANVAGGALNDLTVVQGDLILDGIINVVDFGQTLGPGIYRIFNYGGSLSIPNDGLQLGSYMTAPATPQEAPVATGPLTGFFVQTAVPNQVNLVNTAGLALNYWDGDAGPKNNDVINGGDGVWHADAGVGDDNNWTNNPGGNPNAPWQDTAFAVFMATPGTVTVDDTNGTVRTIGMQFASSGYLIQGDPITLVPDPASGGVSFIRVGDGTAASTAVTATIASPLNGGALFKEDLGTLILTGTNSYTGGTGISGGTLQVSRDENLGAASGALAILNGSTLRTTASFGTGRMVILGNSGIGTSSGTIETDAGTRLTLDGAIVEAPSLPAAFLTKAGDGTLVLTNANTYSGGTIVEAGTLQVGGGGTSGSILNDVDVAGGATLAFNRSDSHAFGGMVSGAGELRQIGSGSTVLTNDSTYTGGTFIDAGTLQLGNGGTTGSILGDVADEGTLAFNRSDTYTFGGIVSGGGELAQRGSGTTVLTSANTYTGGTTITQGTLQIGDGGTTGSIVGNVADEGTLAFERSDAYVFAGVVSGGGQLDQIGTGTTILTGDSTYTGRTTIAAGVLQLGDGGTSGSIVGPVVDNAVLAVDRSDAVTLPGQITGTGAFVQRGTGTTVFTANNTYSGGTTIERGTLQLGDGGSAGNFFGDVLDDGTLAFERSDLLPFTGNISGSGKVVQQGTGDTVLFGTNSYGGTTDIVAGGLYVNGDQRAATGLTTAQGGGTLGGTGIIGGSVAIAAGATLAPGDIGTVPGTLTIRQNLDLDAGSVLAYQFGQANVVGGAFNDLTVVEGDLTLAGTIDVALTEGGAFDVGIYRIISYAGSMNNGVLDIGTLPTGSDAADYFVQTAVANQVNLAYTAGLELNFWDGGDPGPEGNGQVFGGNGTWHASAGVADDDNWTNGLGIPNAAWSNAAFAIFMGAPGTVDVDEGLGEVRASGMQFASDGYRIQGGGITLVDSVATPERSLIRVGDGSEAGRAFTATIAAELRGDTTLVKTDLGTLVLEADNTYSGGTAVTGGVLQISRDANLGQAGTALSLDDGTLRTTADVDTTRPGELGELGGTLETVAGTRLGYGGAIAGPGSLTKTGDGTLVLTQANGYAGGTWVKGGTLQISTDANLGEATADLTIEGGTLHTTGDVTSARGVGINEPGGTILTDAGTAFTLNGVFTGLGTFVKDGGGTLVIAGNGAGYSSTGTVAAGTLAVDGVLGGYRLFVDQGARLEGTGQVMSVINRGTVAPGRSIGTLTIAGDYTSDGGALEIEAALGGDASPTDLLVVTGDTAGSTEVVVINRDGLGAQTSEGIRIVDVGGASGGVFTLRGDYTFEGQPAVIAGAYGYRLYKNGIANPADGDWYLRSALTNPPEPPRPPAPPLYQPGVPVYEAYPKTLLALNGLPTLQQRIGNRAWGGDSVPSGREAWGRVEASHHRFEPASSSGRADQRIETRQVQVGIDRTLRQEADGGTLIGGVNFRHGEADARIDSIYGDGSIETRGHGVGGTLTWYGADGYYVDGQAQFSWYDSDLKSAVLGKRAKGNDGTGYAVSAEAGRRIALERGYSMTPQAQVVYSSVDFDRFTDSFGAHVSPGSGDSLKTRFGVSLDYQDSSTGSAGDVRRTHVYGIANLTYEWLGGTRVEVSGTDIAQRDKRLWGEFGVGGSYTWKDGRYALYGEISADTPLDGAGRSSSLKGSAGFRARF from the coding sequence GTGTGCACGGGTACGACCAACGCGACGGTGGGCAGCGGTCCATCCACGGCGTCCGGCGCGACGGTCACGATCAACGGCGGCGCGCAACTGAACGGCGGCAACGCCAGCGCGATCAGCCTCGGCGACAACGCCACGATCACGGTGAATTCCGGCGCCAGCGTCTTAAGCACCGCGGGCAGCAGCGGCGGCAACGGCCTGTGGGGCGCGGGCCGGAACACCATCGAATTCAATTCCAACGGCACGCTGACCATCGCCGAGGGTGCCTCGGTGCGGGCGCTGGGTGCATCGACCAATGCCGAGGCGATCAATCTCATCGGTTCCGGCAACACCGTCATCAACCGGGGGTTGATCTCCGGGCTCAATTCGGCGGCGATCTGGTTCGAGGACAAGACCCTCGGCACCAACACCATCGACAACTACGGCACCATCCAGCGCGGCAGCGGAAGCAGCAGCGTCATCGACAACGTCATCGGCAACCAGTCGCACAGCGACGTCAATTTCATCAACCGCGCCGGCGCCGTGGTCTATGGCGGCCTCTCGTTCGCCAGCGGCAACGACACGCTGACGCTGTTTCCGGGCTCGGTCATCAGCGGCGGTTTCAACGGCGGCGGCGGCACCAACGCGCTGCGGCTCGAAGGCGCGGCCGGGTCGAGCGACGCGCTGCCCGGCAACATCAGCAATTTCCAGACGCTGATCAAGGCCGGCGAGGGCCGCTGGACGCTGTCCGGCACGGTGGGCAGCAACGGCGGCGGCACGCCGCTCGCCGTCACGGTGCAGCAGGGCACCCTGGCGCTGACCGGCAACAACGTCAACTTCAACGGTTCGGTGGTGGTCGACCCCGCGGGAACGCTGGAAGCGCGCGCGCAGAGCCTGCCGCCCAGCGTCACCGACAACGGCCTGGTGCATTTCGTCCAGCCGGACAACGGCAGCTATTCGGGCGTCATCGGCGGGTCGGGCGCGGTGCTGAAGACGGGCGCGGGCGTGCTCACGCTGTCCGGCGCCAACGGCTATGCGGGCGGCACCACGATCCGGCAGGGTACCGTCGCCATCGATGCCGACAACCGGCTGGGCGCTGCCGGCAGTCCATTGACGCTGGATGGCGGCACGCTGGAGATCACCAGCAGCTTCGATCTTTCGCCGTCGCGCGCGCTCACCGTCACCGCCAGCGACGGCACCATCCAGACGGATGGCGGCGTGACCAGCACGGTGAGCCAGGGCATCGCCGGCGCGGGCACGCTCACCAAGAGCGGCGCCGGCACCCTGATCCTGTCCGGCGCCAACACCTATGCCGACGGCACGACGATCAGCGGCGGCACACTGCAGATCGGCAATGGCGGCACGACCGGCAGCATCGTCGGCGACGTGATCGACAACGGCGTCCTGGCGTTCAACCGCTCGGACCGGGTCAGCTTCGGCGGCACCATCTCGGGGAGTGGCGCGGTGGTCCATGCCGGCGCGGGCGTCACCGTCCTCAGCGGCAACAACAGCTATGCCGGCGCCACCACCATCGCCAGCGGCTGGCTCTACGTGGATGGCAGCCAGACCGGCGCGACCGGGCCGACCACCGCCGCCGCCGGCACGCGCCTGGGCGGCAACGGCATCGTCGGCGGCGACGTGACGATCGCCGACAACGCCACGCTCGCCCCCGGCGCCGAGCCGCAGACGCCCGGCGCCCTGACCATCCAGGGCAGCCTCACCCTCAACCCCAATTCCTTCCTGCTCTACAACCTGGTGCAGGCCAACGTCGCCGGCGGCGCGCTCAACGACCTGACCGTGGTGCAGGGCAACCTGGTGCTCGACGGCATCATCGACGTCGCCAACCAGGGCCAGGTCTTCGGCCCCGGGGTCTACCGGATCATCAACTACGGCGGCACCCTCACCAACAACGGCCTGACGATAGGCTCGCTGGTCAATGCCCCGGCTTCGCCGCAGGACACGCAGACCGTGGTCGCGCCGCTGACCGGCTTCACCGTCCAGACCTCGATCCAGGGCCAGGTCAACCTGGTCAACACCGGCGGGCTCGCCCTCAACTACTGGGACGTCGTGCCGAAGAACGACGACGCCATCGAGGGCGGCACCGGCACCTGGCAGGCTTCGCCCGGCACCCTCAACGACAACTGGACCGATTCCGCCGGCGACATCAACGCGCCGTGGCTGGATGGGGGCTACGCCATCTTCATGGCCACGCCGGGCACGGTCACGGTGGACAACGGCCTGGGGGCGGTCACGAGCCGCGGCATGCAGTTCGCCAGCGACGGCTACCGGGTGACCGGCCAGCCGCTCACGCTGCTGGACTCGACGACGGGCAACATCACCTTCGTCCGCGTCGGCGACGGCACCGCGGCCGGCGCCGCGATGACGGCGACGATCGACGCGGAGCTGACCGGCGGCGGTCTGGTGAAGGAGGACCTGGGCACGCTCGTCCTCGACGGCGTCAACACCTACACCAACGGCACCGGCATCTTCGGCGGCACGCTGCGGATCTCGCAGGACGCGAATCTGGGGGTGGCGTCCAGCGCGCTGATCATCCTCAACGGTTCGACGCTGAATACGACCGCCAGCTTCGACACCGGGCGCACGATCATCCTCGGCAGCAGCGGCATCGGCGCCAGCAGCGGAACGATAGCGACGGACGCGGGGACCCGGCTCACGGTCAACGGCGCGATCGTGGAAGACCCGTCGCTGCCGGCCGCCGCGCTGGTCAAGGCCGGCGACGGCGAACTCGTCCTGACCAGCACCAACACCTACAGCGGCGGCACCACCATCGCGGCCGGCACGCTGCAGCTCGGCAACGGCGGCACCACCGGCTCCATCCTCGGCAACGTGGCCGACAACGGCGTGCTCGCCTTCAACCGGTCCGACACCTACGTCTTCGGCGGCGCGGTGTCGGGCAGCGGCGAACTCCACCAGATCGGCAGCGGCACCACGGTGCTGACCAATGCCAGCACCTACTCCGGCGGCACCGCCATCGGCAGCGGCACGCTGCAGCTTGGCGATGGCGGGACGACCGGCAGCATCGCCGGCGACGTCGCGAACGACGGCCGCCTCGTCTTCGACCGCGCCGACCGGGTCACTTTCGACGGCGAGATATCCGGCAGCGGCGAAGTGGTCCAGGCCGGCGCCGGCGTCACCATCCTCACCGGCGACAACAGCTACGACGGCCCCACCACCATCTCGAACGGCTGGCTCTACATCAACGGCAACCAGAGTGCCGCGAACGGGCCGACCACCGCGGCCAGCGGCACCCGCCTGGGCGGCGACGGCACCGTCGGCGGCGACGTCGTCATCGCCGACAACGCCACGCTGGGCCCCGGCAGTCAGCCGCAGACCCCCGCCACGCTCACCATCGAGGGCAATCTCACGCTCAACCCGAACGCCATCCTGTTCTACAACATCGTCCAGGCCAACGTCGCCGGCGGCGCGCTCAACGACCTGACCGTGGTGCAGGGCGACCTGATCCTGGACGGCATCATCAACGTGGTGGATTTCGGCCAGACCCTCGGCCCCGGCATCTACCGCATCTTCAACTACGGCGGAAGCCTCTCCATCCCGAACGACGGGCTGCAGCTCGGTTCCTACATGACCGCGCCGGCGACGCCGCAGGAGGCGCCGGTCGCGACCGGTCCGCTGACCGGCTTCTTCGTCCAGACCGCCGTCCCGAACCAGGTCAACCTGGTCAATACCGCCGGGCTCGCCCTCAACTACTGGGACGGCGACGCCGGCCCGAAGAACAACGACGTCATCAACGGCGGCGACGGCGTCTGGCATGCCGACGCCGGCGTCGGCGACGACAACAACTGGACCAACAACCCCGGCGGCAATCCCAATGCGCCGTGGCAGGACACGGCCTTCGCCGTCTTCATGGCGACGCCCGGCACGGTCACGGTGGACGACACGAACGGCACGGTCAGGACCATCGGCATGCAGTTCGCCAGCAGCGGCTATCTGATCCAGGGCGATCCGATCACGCTGGTGCCCGATCCCGCGAGCGGCGGCGTCTCCTTCATCCGCGTCGGCGACGGCACCGCGGCCAGCACCGCGGTGACGGCGACCATCGCCTCGCCCCTGAACGGCGGCGCGTTGTTCAAGGAGGACCTCGGCACGCTCATCCTCACCGGCACCAACAGCTACACGGGCGGCACCGGCATCTCCGGCGGCACGCTGCAGGTTTCCCGTGACGAAAACCTCGGCGCCGCGTCCGGCGCCCTCGCCATCCTCAACGGCTCGACGCTGCGGACGACCGCCAGCTTCGGCACCGGCCGCATGGTCATCCTCGGCAATAGCGGCATCGGCACCAGCAGCGGAACGATAGAGACGGACGCCGGGACCCGGCTCACGCTCGACGGCGCCATCGTCGAAGCCCCGTCGCTGCCGGCGGCCTTCCTGACCAAGGCCGGCGACGGCACGCTCGTCCTCACCAACGCCAATACCTACAGCGGCGGCACCATCGTCGAGGCCGGCACGCTGCAAGTGGGCGGCGGCGGGACCAGCGGCAGCATCCTCAATGACGTGGATGTGGCGGGCGGCGCCACGCTGGCCTTCAACCGCAGCGACAGCCACGCGTTCGGCGGCATGGTGTCGGGCGCCGGCGAACTGCGCCAGATCGGCAGCGGCAGCACGGTGCTGACCAACGACAGCACCTACACCGGCGGCACCTTCATCGACGCCGGCACGCTGCAGCTCGGCAACGGCGGCACCACCGGCAGCATCCTCGGCGACGTCGCCGACGAGGGCACGCTGGCCTTCAACCGCTCGGACACCTACACCTTCGGCGGCATCGTTTCCGGCGGCGGCGAACTCGCCCAGCGCGGCAGCGGCACCACGGTGCTGACCAGCGCCAACACGTATACCGGCGGCACCACCATCACCCAGGGCACGCTGCAGATCGGCGACGGCGGCACCACCGGCAGCATCGTCGGCAACGTGGCCGACGAGGGCACGCTGGCCTTCGAGCGCTCGGATGCCTACGTCTTTGCCGGCGTCGTTTCCGGCGGCGGCCAGCTCGACCAGATCGGCACCGGCACGACCATCCTGACCGGCGACAGCACCTACACCGGCCGCACCACCATCGCCGCGGGCGTGCTGCAACTGGGCGACGGCGGCACCTCCGGCAGCATCGTCGGGCCGGTGGTCGACAATGCCGTGCTCGCCGTCGACCGCAGCGATGCGGTGACCCTGCCGGGCCAGATCACCGGCACGGGCGCCTTCGTCCAGCGGGGCACGGGCACGACCGTCTTCACCGCCAACAACACCTACAGCGGCGGCACCACCATCGAACGCGGCACCCTGCAACTGGGCGACGGCGGCAGCGCGGGCAACTTCTTCGGCGACGTGCTCGATGACGGCACGCTGGCCTTCGAGCGCAGCGACCTGCTGCCCTTCACCGGCAACATCTCCGGCTCGGGCAAGGTCGTCCAGCAGGGCACGGGCGACACCGTGCTGTTCGGCACCAACAGCTACGGCGGCACCACCGACATCGTCGCCGGCGGCCTCTACGTCAACGGCGACCAGCGCGCCGCCACCGGGCTGACCACGGCGCAGGGCGGCGGGACGCTGGGCGGCACCGGCATCATCGGCGGCAGCGTCGCCATCGCCGCCGGCGCCACCCTGGCACCGGGCGACATCGGCACGGTGCCGGGCACGCTCACCATCAGGCAGAACCTCGATCTGGATGCGGGGTCGGTGCTGGCCTACCAGTTCGGGCAGGCGAACGTCGTGGGCGGTGCGTTCAACGACCTGACCGTGGTGGAAGGCGACCTGACCCTGGCCGGCACGATCGACGTCGCGCTCACCGAGGGCGGCGCGTTCGACGTGGGCATCTACCGCATCATCAGCTACGCGGGCAGCATGAACAACGGCGTGCTCGACATCGGCACCCTGCCCACGGGCAGCGACGCGGCGGACTACTTCGTCCAGACCGCGGTGGCCAATCAGGTGAACCTGGCCTACACCGCCGGTCTCGAACTCAACTTCTGGGACGGCGGCGATCCGGGCCCGGAGGGCAACGGCCAGGTCTTCGGCGGCAACGGCACCTGGCATGCCTCGGCCGGCGTCGCCGACGACGACAACTGGACCAACGGCCTCGGGATTCCCAACGCGGCCTGGTCCAATGCCGCGTTCGCCATCTTCATGGGCGCGCCGGGCACCGTCGACGTGGACGAAGGGCTCGGCGAGGTGCGCGCCTCGGGCATGCAGTTCGCCAGCGACGGCTACCGGATACAGGGCGGCGGCATCACGCTGGTGGATTCGGTGGCGACGCCGGAGCGCTCCCTCATCCGGGTCGGCGACGGCAGCGAGGCGGGGCGCGCATTCACCGCCACCATCGCCGCGGAACTGCGCGGCGACACCACGCTGGTCAAGACCGACCTCGGCACCCTGGTGCTCGAAGCCGACAACACCTACAGCGGCGGCACCGCGGTCACCGGCGGCGTGCTGCAGATCTCGCGCGACGCCAACCTCGGCCAGGCCGGCACGGCGCTGAGCCTGGACGACGGCACGCTGCGCACCACGGCCGATGTCGACACCACCCGGCCAGGCGAACTGGGCGAACTGGGCGGCACCCTCGAGACCGTGGCCGGCACGCGACTCGGCTACGGCGGCGCCATCGCCGGACCCGGCTCGCTCACCAAGACCGGCGACGGCACCCTGGTGCTGACGCAGGCCAACGGCTACGCCGGCGGCACCTGGGTCAAAGGCGGCACGCTGCAGATCTCCACCGACGCCAACCTTGGCGAGGCGACGGCGGACCTCACCATCGAGGGCGGTACGCTGCACACCACCGGCGACGTGACCAGCGCGCGCGGTGTCGGCATCAACGAGCCCGGCGGCACGATCCTGACCGACGCCGGCACCGCCTTCACGCTGAACGGCGTGTTCACCGGCCTGGGTACCTTCGTCAAGGATGGCGGCGGCACCCTCGTCATCGCCGGCAACGGTGCGGGCTACAGCAGCACGGGCACGGTCGCCGCGGGCACGCTGGCGGTCGACGGCGTGCTCGGCGGCTACCGGCTCTTCGTGGATCAGGGCGCCCGGCTGGAGGGCACTGGCCAGGTGATGAGCGTGATCAACCGCGGCACGGTTGCGCCCGGCCGCAGCATCGGCACGCTGACGATCGCGGGCGATTACACCAGCGACGGCGGTGCGCTGGAGATCGAAGCGGCGCTGGGGGGCGACGCCTCGCCCACCGACCTGCTGGTGGTCACCGGCGACACCGCCGGCAGCACGGAGGTCGTGGTCATCAACCGCGACGGCCTCGGCGCGCAGACCAGCGAGGGCATCAGGATCGTCGATGTGGGCGGCGCCTCCGGCGGTGTGTTCACGCTGCGCGGCGACTACACCTTCGAAGGGCAGCCGGCGGTGATCGCCGGCGCCTACGGCTACCGGCTCTACAAGAACGGCATCGCCAATCCGGCCGATGGCGACTGGTATCTGCGTTCCGCCCTCACCAACCCTCCCGAACCTCCCCGCCCCCCCGCGCCGCCGCTCTACCAGCCGGGCGTGCCGGTCTACGAAGCCTACCCCAAGACCCTGCTCGCGCTGAACGGCCTGCCGACCCTGCAGCAGCGCATCGGCAACCGCGCCTGGGGCGGCGACTCCGTCCCGTCCGGGCGCGAAGCATGGGGCCGCGTGGAGGCCAGCCACCACCGTTTCGAGCCGGCATCGTCGAGCGGCCGGGCCGACCAGCGCATCGAGACCAGGCAGGTGCAGGTGGGCATCGACCGCACGCTCAGGCAGGAGGCCGACGGCGGCACGCTGATCGGCGGCGTCAATTTCCGCCACGGCGAGGCCGACGCCCGCATCGACTCGATCTACGGCGACGGCAGCATCGAGACGCGGGGCCACGGCGTGGGCGGCACGCTCACCTGGTACGGCGCGGACGGCTACTACGTGGACGGCCAGGCGCAGTTCTCGTGGTACGACAGCGACCTCAAATCCGCCGTGCTCGGCAAGCGCGCCAAGGGCAACGACGGCACGGGGTACGCCGTGAGCGCCGAAGCGGGGCGGCGCATTGCGCTGGAGCGCGGCTACAGCATGACGCCGCAGGCGCAGGTCGTTTATTCCAGCGTCGATTTCGACCGCTTCACCGACTCCTTCGGCGCGCACGTCTCGCCCGGCAGCGGCGACAGCCTGAAGACCCGCTTCGGCGTCTCGCTCGACTACCAGGACAGCAGCACCGGCAGCGCGGGCGACGTCCGCCGCACCCATGTGTACGGCATCGCCAACCTGACGTACGAATGGCTGGGCGGCACCCGCGTCGAGGTATCCGGCACCGACATAGCGCAGCGCGACAAGCGCCTGTGGGGCGAGTTCGGCGTCGGCGGCAGCTACACATGGAAAGACGGGCGCTACGCCCTCTACGGCGAGATCTCGGCGGATACACCGCTCGACGGCGCCGGCAGGTCGTCCTCGCTGAAAGGCAGCGCCGGTTTTCGCGCCCGCTTCTAG
- a CDS encoding YceI family protein: MNRLAKLSAALVIAAAAAAPALAAPETYNVDGTHTFPRFSYSHFGMSTQLSRFDKTTGTVVLDKAAKTGAVDIVIDMKSVDTGHSTFNEHIQGEDFLDTAKYPTATFKSTKVNFEGDKPASIDGNLTIKGVTRPVTLKVTNFVNMAHPMLKKDAIGADATVVIKRTEFNAGKYAPNVGDDVTITVSLEAIKG; the protein is encoded by the coding sequence ATGAACCGACTCGCCAAGCTCTCCGCCGCCCTCGTCATCGCCGCCGCTGCCGCCGCCCCCGCGCTGGCCGCGCCGGAGACCTACAACGTCGACGGCACCCACACCTTCCCGCGCTTCTCGTACAGCCACTTCGGCATGTCCACGCAGCTCTCGCGCTTCGACAAGACGACCGGCACCGTGGTGCTCGACAAGGCGGCGAAGACCGGCGCGGTCGACATCGTCATCGACATGAAGTCGGTCGATACTGGCCATTCGACCTTCAACGAGCACATCCAGGGCGAGGACTTCCTCGATACCGCCAAGTACCCGACCGCCACCTTCAAGTCGACCAAGGTCAATTTCGAGGGCGACAAGCCGGCGAGCATCGACGGCAACCTGACGATCAAGGGCGTCACCAGGCCGGTGACGCTGAAGGTCACCAACTTCGTCAACATGGCGCACCCGATGCTGAAGAAGGACGCCATCGGCGCCGACGCCACCGTCGTCATCAAGCGCACCGAGTTCAACGCCGGCAAGTACGCGCCCAACGTGGGCGACGACGTGACGATCACCGTCTCGCTCGAAGCGATCAAGGGCTGA
- a CDS encoding pirin family protein, whose translation MELRPAAERGIANFGWLYSQHSFSFGSYYDPEHMGFSDLLVINDDRVRPGRGFDTHGHRDMEIFSYVLDGALEHKDSMGTGSVIRPGDVQTMSAGTGVRHSEYNASRTDEVHFLQIWIVPDRKGVAPRYQQRRFAPEEKRGRLRLIISPDGADGSLSVYQDARAYAGLFDGGEHQRFELPAGRFAYVHVARGAIDIDGRRLSAGDAVKLRDPGAIDFANGDQAEVLLFDLRPNEMPRY comes from the coding sequence ATGGAACTGAGACCGGCCGCGGAGCGCGGCATCGCGAATTTCGGCTGGCTGTATTCGCAGCACAGCTTTTCCTTCGGCAGCTACTACGACCCCGAGCACATGGGGTTCTCCGACCTGCTGGTGATCAACGACGACCGCGTGCGCCCCGGCCGTGGCTTCGACACCCACGGCCATCGCGACATGGAGATCTTCTCCTACGTCCTCGACGGCGCGCTCGAACACAAGGATTCGATGGGCACCGGCTCGGTGATCCGCCCGGGCGACGTGCAGACGATGAGTGCCGGCACCGGCGTGCGCCACAGCGAATACAACGCCTCGCGCACGGACGAGGTGCACTTCCTGCAGATCTGGATCGTGCCCGACCGCAAGGGCGTGGCGCCTCGCTACCAGCAGCGCCGCTTCGCCCCCGAAGAGAAGCGCGGCCGGTTGCGGCTGATCATCTCGCCCGATGGCGCGGACGGCTCGCTGTCGGTGTATCAGGACGCGCGCGCGTACGCGGGCCTGTTCGACGGCGGCGAGCACCAGCGCTTCGAGCTGCCGGCCGGGCGCTTTGCCTACGTGCATGTGGCGCGCGGCGCGATCGACATCGATGGCAGAAGGCTGTCCGCCGGCGATGCGGTGAAGCTGCGCGATCCGGGCGCCATCGACTTCGCGAACGGCGATCAGGCGGAAGTGCTGCTGTTCGACCTGCGCCCGAACGAGATGCCGCGTTACTGA
- a CDS encoding RICIN domain-containing protein, protein MRHVIRIGFVIGALLAVGSPAGQAAPAPAPGHLKLVDPLDRPEDGYCLDIVGSGPYIRFDLPMTAHNCKPGLYADEAVVLEADGRIRFPAYDKCATAAGLNGRALPGAALVARDCGERSPFLEAGRLQVFTLKKNGHVELQGSGLCLTAGPESATTFSDEHRWRALYLEACETADPARSRWHFSIPGNTRPSR, encoded by the coding sequence ATGAGACATGTGATCAGGATCGGCTTCGTCATCGGGGCCCTGCTCGCCGTCGGCAGCCCGGCAGGCCAGGCTGCGCCGGCGCCCGCACCGGGCCACCTGAAGCTGGTCGATCCGCTGGACCGGCCGGAGGACGGCTACTGCCTGGACATCGTCGGCTCGGGGCCGTACATCCGCTTCGACCTGCCGATGACGGCGCACAACTGCAAGCCCGGCCTGTATGCCGACGAGGCGGTGGTGCTCGAAGCGGACGGCCGCATCCGGTTTCCGGCCTACGACAAGTGCGCGACCGCCGCCGGCCTGAACGGACGGGCGCTGCCCGGCGCGGCGCTCGTGGCGCGGGACTGCGGCGAACGTTCCCCCTTCCTCGAGGCCGGGCGCCTGCAGGTCTTCACGTTGAAGAAGAACGGACACGTCGAGCTGCAAGGCTCCGGGCTGTGCCTGACGGCCGGCCCCGAGTCCGCGACGACCTTCTCGGACGAGCACCGCTGGCGCGCGCTTTATCTCGAAGCCTGCGAGACGGCCGACCCGGCCCGCTCGCGCTGGCATTTCAGCATCCCGGGCAACACCCGGCCGTCCCGGTAG
- a CDS encoding Rieske (2Fe-2S) protein: MNWMERPNRPEPGARLCALGDIPDCGALEVQFGDGSENFRVLLLRRGERVWTYLNFCPHFSLPLNYQPQTFLVLDDAVVCAHHTAFFNLSDGRCTDGPCVGNSLTALPHHRVGDEIRFGAAPAVSP, translated from the coding sequence ATGAACTGGATGGAGCGGCCGAACCGTCCCGAGCCGGGGGCCAGGCTCTGCGCGCTCGGGGACATCCCCGACTGCGGCGCGCTCGAAGTGCAGTTCGGCGACGGGAGCGAGAATTTCCGCGTCCTCCTCCTGCGGCGGGGGGAGCGGGTGTGGACCTATCTCAACTTCTGCCCCCATTTCTCGCTGCCGCTGAACTACCAGCCGCAGACCTTCCTGGTGCTCGACGACGCGGTCGTCTGCGCCCACCACACCGCCTTCTTCAATCTTTCCGACGGCAGGTGCACCGACGGGCCGTGCGTGGGGAACAGCCTGACCGCGCTGCCTCACCACCGGGTCGGCGACGAGATCCGGTTCGGCGCCGCGCCGGCCGTGTCCCCCTGA
- a CDS encoding YciI family protein: protein MYFLVLGTDAPGKSDVRLRTRPQHRAYLRDPDGHPVKVHLGGPTLSADGETMNGTLLVVEAGDIGDVDRFVADDPYSRAGLFARVEVRPWAWSLGTPETTR, encoded by the coding sequence ATGTATTTCCTTGTCCTCGGCACCGATGCCCCCGGCAAGTCGGACGTCCGCCTGCGGACGCGGCCGCAGCACCGGGCCTACCTGCGCGATCCGGACGGGCACCCGGTCAAGGTGCATCTCGGCGGCCCGACGCTGAGCGCCGACGGAGAGACGATGAACGGAACCCTGCTCGTCGTGGAAGCCGGCGACATCGGCGACGTCGATCGCTTCGTCGCGGACGACCCGTATTCCCGCGCAGGGCTGTTTGCCAGGGTTGAAGTGCGGCCCTGGGCCTGGAGCCTGGGCACGCCGGAGACGACGCGATGA